The following proteins are co-located in the Eriocheir sinensis breed Jianghai 21 chromosome 1, ASM2467909v1, whole genome shotgun sequence genome:
- the LOC126995777 gene encoding uncharacterized protein LOC126995777 yields the protein MSTKTFRKEEIRRAVYGTCLVDAPVGGCSVEAAPIRVTVSVRRRRGCWGRLAGAWREAAAFSFVDRPRAPFLSNAFLDLEHVFRYSSEEDAGAAQVKICLTLLSGQTHVAKVGLEDFLGQLMQSGRPECFTLYVYEGKVALLQTHQPSPEVLTEWLFDGKGNDTYKGSTYKDRACCDPEVTEIDQCQDKMDTSDSDVSAWETPEEDSDVSAWETPEEDSDVSAWETPEEDSDESGGDPGEESGLDTAEDTDRESGWESEDGDSEEESERETPGDSDESGWETLEEDAEEEAGRGTAGGTEERGGGRGFLARLGAAWRHNRLALLLAAAAVLVPRVPLADPDEWRRGGGGGGL from the exons ATGTCAACCAAAACCTTCCGCAAAGAGGAGATCCGACGTGCCGTCTACGGCACTTGCTTGGTGGATGCGCCCGTGGGCGGGTGCAGCGTGGAGGCCGCGCCCATCCGGGTGACGGTCAGCGTCCGCCGGCGCCGCGGGTGCTGGGGGAGGCTGGCCGgagcctggagggaggcggccgcGTTTTCCTTCGTCGACAGGCCGCGGGCCCCCTTCTTATCCAACGCCTTCCTGGACCTGGAGCACGTCTTCCGGTACAGCAGCGAGGAGGACGCGGGCGCGGCACAAGTTAAGATCTGTCTGACGCTCCTTAGCGGCCAGACGCACGTGGCCAAAGTGGGCCTGGAAGACTTTCTGGGCCAGCTGATGCAGAGCGGCCGCCCAGAGTGCTTCACCCTGTACGTCTACGAGGGGAAGGTCGCCCTGCTGCAGACCCACCAGCCTTCTCCGGAGGTTCTGACAGAGTGGCTGTTTGACGGGAAGGGAAATGACACCTACAAAGGGTCAACTTACAAGGACCGTGCCTGCTGTGACCCCGAGGTCACTGAGATAGACCAGTGCCAAGACAAGATGGACACCagtgactcagatgtgagtgcatgggaaactcccgaagaagactcagatgtgagtgcatgggaaactcccgaagaagactcagatgtgagtgcatgggaaactcccgaagaagactcagat gaGAGTGGAGGTGACCCAGGCGAGGAGAGTGGACTTGACACTGCTGAAGACACAGATAGGGAGAGTGGATGGGAGTCTGAGGACGGAGACTCCGAGGAGGAGAGTGAACGGGAGACTCCCGGAGACTcggatgagagtggatgggagactcttgaagaagacgcagaggaggaggctgggcgggGCACTGCTGGAGGCACAGAGGAgcgtggcggcggccgcggcttcCTGGCGAGGCTGGGGGCGGCGTGGCGGCACAACCGCCTCGCCCTGCTCCTGGCCGCCGCTGCGGTCTTGGTCCCGCGGGTGCCACTCGCTGACCCTGACGagtggcggcggggcggcggcggcggggggctgtGA